One genomic segment of Sparus aurata chromosome 24, fSpaAur1.1, whole genome shotgun sequence includes these proteins:
- the LOC115576588 gene encoding OX-2 membrane glycoprotein-like, translating to MEHRSLIHLLCVLGVFQKGLTDLIRTRRTVTAAVGEEAGFRCELMQSKDVVQVTWHKVLPDREETLASYTSRYGKRVNPAFKDKVGFTDAGLQNSSIFIRNVTEEDEGCYLCLFNADPEGALTGKTCLQVYELHEPVLHVRESGSEETVVSCSATGRPAPTVTLTVLRDNVHFPGNSSVSVNNTNGTVTVTSTAVLTRLHHMDTEVRCAVRVLSAPQKEEVRMIPAEGFHEDSGIEITWFTIITTFSVVLFFCCVLAAVLLIRRQRNSRR from the exons GTCTGACAGATCTGATACGAACACGGaggactgtgactgcagctgttGGAGAAGAAGCTGGTTTCAGGTGTGAGCTGATGCAGTCTAAAGATGTTGTTCAGGTCACCTGGCACAAGGTTTTAcctgacagagaggaaacacttGCTTCTTACACTAGTAGATATGGTAAAAGAGTGAATCCTGCCTTTAAAGATAAAGTAGGGTTTACAGATGCTGGACTGCAGAACAGCTCCATCTTCATCAGAAACGtgacagaggaagatgaaggctgCTATCTCTGTTTGTTCAACGCCGACCCTGAAGGTGCTCTCACTGGTAAAACCTGCCTCCAAGTCTACG AGCTGCATGAACCCGTTCTCCATGTGAGAGAATCAGGCTCTGAGGAGACAGTGGTGTCCTGCTCGGCCACAGGTCGACCTGCTCCCACAGTGACATTAACTGTCCTGAGAGACAACGTCCACTTTCCTGGAAACAGCTCCGTCAGTGTGAACAACACCAACGGTACAGTCACTGTCACCTCTACAGCTGTGCTGACTCGTCTCCATCACATGGACACAGAGGTTAGATGTGCAGTGCGagtgctctctgctcctcagaaaGAGGAGGTCAGGATGATTCCTGCTGAAG GTTTCCATGAGGATTCTGGGATTGAGATCACATGGTTCACCATCATCACTACATTCTCCGTGGTGCTGTTCTTCTGTTGTGTTCTGGCAGCAGTCCTGCTGATAcgaagacagagaaacag TCGGAGATAA